The Aeromicrobium yanjiei genome includes a region encoding these proteins:
- a CDS encoding DUF2126 domain-containing protein — translation MSIKVALEHRTTYEFERPVELGPHVVRLRPAPHSRTPIEAYSLTVSPANHFVNWQQDPFGNWLARLVFPEKVSTLDITVGLVADMMVVNPFDFFIEEYAETYPFSYEPSLAADLAPYLRPVGEADADAPGPLVTEFKQTLPDLPEDGMAMVPFLVQLNAAVYRAVGYSVRMEAGVQSPDETLRRGIGSCRDSSWLLVSLLRQYGLAARFVSGYLVQLASDTEALDGPSGPTEDFTDLHAWAEVFVPGAGWIGLDPTSSLFAGEGHIPLSATPHPSSAAPISGMLMERAGVDFSFHNTVSRIHEDPRVTKPYTDAEWQRIDDLGEAIDVRLEAGDVRLTQGGEPTFVGLDDVTSPQWNTQADGPAKRVKASELAERLREVYAGGGVVHRGEGKWYPGEELPRWQIALQWRGDGESLWSDPALLADPWDESSAEDDAPVRAAALAGEVTRLLGLPPEQLRGAYEDPLTDLVNDLRRPDGDRPGLDPLAPTPDLAAELDAQVTEPTGWVLPLVTGEEWTSPDWSLRRGRIVLLPGTSAIGLRLPLSSITWEDPRASGDASYVEAGPRLDPRIPSVPVVDPVKEPTTALTVEARAGFVHVFLPPTERLEDYADLLHVIDTAATRLGQRVVIEGYGPPPDPRLTQLVVASDPGVIEVNVHPTASWSELRDLTTTLYDIARRARLTTEKFDLDGVHTGTGGGNHITLGGHEAAASPMLRRPDLLVSLITYWQRHPSLSYLFSGRFIGPTSQAPRFDEGRPESLYEAEIAFQEIDRLTAETEETRPWLVDRALRHLLTDLTGNTHRAEFCVDKMYSPDSSRGRLGLLELRGFEMPPHPQMALVQSLLVRSLIARFWEKPYRAPLVRWGTALHEDFLLPQGAIRDIASVVADLREHGIDFEASWLDPFTEFRFPRIGVARAGDVELELRSAIEPWHVLGEEATSGGMARYVDSSVERLQVTVRGVQPHQHLVTCQGVPVPLTPTGVAGEYFAGVRYRAWQPPSALHPSIGVHAPLRFDVVDAGSGVSLGGATYHVVHPGGRAHEHPPINAREAEARRSSRFEPFGHSAGRLDVAALREAGRRAASDEYPHTLDLRRVTPSRGAAQ, via the coding sequence ATGTCGATCAAGGTCGCCCTGGAGCACCGCACCACGTACGAGTTCGAGCGACCGGTCGAGCTGGGTCCCCATGTCGTCCGACTGCGGCCCGCACCGCACAGCCGGACGCCGATCGAGGCGTACTCGCTGACGGTCAGCCCCGCGAATCACTTCGTCAACTGGCAGCAGGACCCGTTCGGCAACTGGCTCGCGCGCCTGGTCTTCCCCGAGAAGGTCTCGACCCTCGACATCACTGTCGGTCTGGTCGCCGACATGATGGTCGTGAACCCGTTCGACTTCTTCATCGAGGAGTACGCCGAGACGTACCCCTTCTCGTACGAGCCGTCGCTCGCGGCGGATCTCGCTCCGTACCTGCGACCGGTGGGCGAGGCGGACGCCGACGCCCCCGGCCCGCTCGTGACCGAGTTCAAGCAGACGCTCCCCGACCTGCCCGAGGACGGGATGGCCATGGTGCCGTTCCTCGTGCAGCTCAACGCGGCGGTCTATCGCGCAGTCGGCTACTCGGTGCGCATGGAGGCGGGCGTCCAGAGCCCCGACGAGACCCTGCGCCGCGGCATCGGCTCGTGCCGTGACAGCTCGTGGCTGCTGGTCTCGCTGCTGCGGCAGTACGGCCTCGCGGCCCGCTTCGTGTCGGGCTACCTGGTCCAGCTCGCCTCCGACACCGAGGCCCTCGACGGCCCGAGCGGCCCGACCGAGGACTTCACCGATCTGCACGCGTGGGCCGAGGTCTTCGTCCCGGGCGCCGGCTGGATCGGCCTGGACCCCACGTCGTCGCTGTTCGCCGGCGAGGGGCACATCCCCCTGTCGGCCACGCCGCACCCGTCGTCGGCAGCGCCGATCTCCGGCATGCTGATGGAGCGGGCGGGCGTGGACTTCTCGTTCCACAACACGGTCAGCCGCATCCACGAGGACCCCCGCGTCACGAAGCCCTATACGGACGCCGAGTGGCAACGCATCGACGACCTGGGCGAGGCGATCGACGTACGCCTCGAGGCCGGCGACGTGCGTCTGACCCAGGGCGGTGAGCCGACGTTCGTGGGCCTCGACGACGTGACCTCACCGCAGTGGAACACGCAGGCCGACGGACCCGCCAAGCGCGTCAAGGCCAGCGAGCTGGCCGAGCGGCTGCGCGAGGTGTACGCAGGTGGCGGCGTGGTGCATCGCGGTGAGGGCAAGTGGTATCCCGGCGAGGAGCTGCCGCGCTGGCAGATCGCCCTGCAGTGGCGCGGCGACGGCGAGAGCCTGTGGTCCGATCCCGCTCTGCTCGCCGACCCGTGGGACGAGTCCTCGGCCGAGGACGACGCCCCGGTACGCGCCGCGGCCCTCGCCGGCGAGGTCACCCGCCTGCTGGGCCTGCCGCCCGAGCAGCTCCGCGGAGCGTACGAGGACCCGCTCACCGATCTCGTCAACGACCTGCGCCGGCCCGACGGCGATCGCCCCGGCCTCGATCCCCTCGCCCCGACGCCCGATCTCGCGGCGGAGCTCGACGCACAGGTGACCGAGCCGACCGGCTGGGTGCTCCCGCTGGTCACGGGGGAGGAGTGGACGAGTCCTGACTGGTCCCTTCGCCGCGGACGCATCGTGCTGCTGCCGGGCACCTCCGCGATCGGCCTGCGCCTGCCCTTGTCGTCGATCACGTGGGAGGACCCGCGTGCGTCCGGCGACGCGTCGTACGTCGAGGCCGGCCCTCGCCTCGACCCGCGCATCCCGTCCGTCCCCGTCGTCGACCCGGTCAAGGAGCCGACGACGGCACTGACCGTCGAGGCGCGCGCGGGCTTCGTGCACGTCTTCCTCCCGCCGACCGAGCGCCTCGAGGACTACGCGGACCTGCTGCACGTGATCGACACGGCCGCGACGAGGCTCGGCCAGCGAGTCGTCATCGAGGGCTACGGCCCGCCGCCAGATCCCCGCCTGACCCAGCTCGTGGTGGCCAGCGACCCCGGCGTGATCGAGGTCAACGTGCACCCGACGGCGTCGTGGTCCGAGCTGCGCGACCTCACCACGACCCTGTACGACATCGCGCGACGGGCCCGGCTCACGACCGAGAAGTTCGACCTCGACGGCGTCCACACGGGCACCGGTGGGGGCAACCACATCACCCTCGGCGGCCACGAGGCGGCGGCATCGCCGATGCTGCGGCGTCCTGACCTGCTGGTCAGCCTCATCACGTACTGGCAACGGCACCCGTCGCTGTCGTATCTGTTCTCGGGCCGGTTCATCGGGCCCACGAGCCAGGCGCCGCGGTTCGACGAGGGCCGCCCCGAGTCGTTGTACGAGGCGGAGATCGCGTTCCAGGAGATCGACCGGCTGACCGCCGAGACCGAGGAGACCCGGCCGTGGCTGGTGGACCGCGCGCTGCGGCACCTGTTGACGGACCTCACGGGCAACACGCACCGCGCCGAGTTCTGCGTCGACAAGATGTACAGCCCGGACTCCTCCCGGGGCCGGCTCGGCCTGCTCGAGCTGCGCGGCTTCGAGATGCCGCCGCACCCGCAGATGGCACTCGTCCAAAGCCTGTTGGTGCGTTCCTTGATCGCTCGCTTCTGGGAGAAGCCATACCGAGCACCTCTGGTGCGCTGGGGCACCGCCCTGCACGAGGACTTCCTGCTGCCGCAGGGCGCGATCCGCGACATCGCCTCGGTCGTGGCCGACCTGCGCGAGCACGGCATCGACTTCGAGGCGTCCTGGCTGGACCCGTTCACCGAGTTCCGGTTCCCTCGCATCGGTGTGGCCCGCGCGGGCGACGTGGAGCTCGAGCTGCGCTCGGCGATCGAGCCGTGGCACGTCCTGGGCGAGGAGGCGACGTCCGGCGGCATGGCGCGGTACGTCGACTCGTCGGTCGAGCGCCTCCAGGTCACGGTGCGCGGCGTCCAGCCCCACCAGCACCTGGTGACCTGTCAGGGTGTCCCCGTGCCCCTGACCCCGACCGGCGTCGCCGGCGAGTACTTCGCCGGGGTTCGCTATCGCGCCTGGCAGCCGCCGTCCGCGCTGCACCCGTCGATCGGCGTGCACGCGCCGCTGAGGTTCGACGTGGTCGACGCCGGCTCGGGGGTCTCGCTCGGCGGTGCGACCTACCACGTCGTCCACCCGGGGGGCCGGGCCCACGAGCACCCGCCGATCAACGCGCGCGAGGCGGAGGCCCGCCGGTCCAGCCGGTTCGAGCCGTTCGGGCACTCCGCGGGACGGCTCGACGTCGCGGCGCTGCGGGAGGCCGGCCGCCGGGCGGCCAGCGACGAGTACCCGCACACGCTCGACCTGCGCCGCGTCACGCCGTCCCGTGGTGCCGCGCAGTGA
- a CDS encoding phosphatidate cytidylyltransferase, whose amino-acid sequence MRSESPEETPAESLKTSRAGRNLPASIAVGVGLLAMVVLSLALVKEAFIAVVAVALLIGLYELTRAFSTAGIRLPVVPVAVGGVAMLVGSYWGGMETAAIAMALTVIGTMVWRLTEGADGFVRDVGAGIFSLSYLFLMGTFVLLMLKEDDGPWRIVAFIIATIASDIGGYIAGVLFGKHPMAPTISPKKSWEGFAGSLLFGIGTGIATVVYALDGDWWVGIILGVAGVVFATLGDLSESLIKRDLGIKDMGDLLPGHGGLMDRLDSLIAVAPIAWLILYKLVDVT is encoded by the coding sequence TTGAGGTCTGAGTCTCCCGAGGAGACTCCTGCGGAGTCCCTCAAGACCAGCCGGGCCGGGCGCAACCTTCCTGCCTCGATAGCGGTGGGCGTCGGCCTGCTGGCGATGGTCGTGCTGTCGCTGGCCCTGGTCAAGGAGGCGTTCATCGCCGTCGTGGCGGTGGCCCTGCTGATCGGCCTGTACGAGCTCACCCGCGCGTTCTCGACCGCCGGGATCAGGCTGCCGGTCGTCCCGGTGGCCGTCGGTGGCGTCGCGATGCTCGTGGGCAGCTACTGGGGCGGCATGGAGACCGCCGCGATCGCGATGGCCCTGACCGTGATCGGCACGATGGTCTGGCGCCTGACCGAGGGCGCGGACGGCTTCGTCCGCGACGTCGGTGCGGGCATCTTCAGCCTGTCCTACCTCTTCCTGATGGGCACGTTCGTGCTGCTCATGCTGAAGGAGGACGACGGTCCGTGGCGCATCGTGGCCTTCATCATCGCGACGATCGCGTCCGACATCGGCGGCTACATCGCCGGCGTCCTGTTCGGCAAGCACCCGATGGCGCCCACGATCAGCCCGAAGAAGTCGTGGGAGGGCTTCGCCGGGTCGCTGCTGTTCGGCATCGGCACGGGCATCGCGACGGTCGTCTACGCGCTCGACGGCGACTGGTGGGTCGGGATCATCCTCGGCGTCGCCGGCGTGGTCTTCGCGACGCTGGGCGACCTGTCGGAGTCGCTGATCAAGCGCGATCTCGGCATCAAGGACATGGGCGACCTGCTCCCGGGCCACGGCGGCCTGATGGACCGGCTGGACTCCCTGATCGCGGTGGCCCCCATCGCCTGGCTGATCCTCTACAAGCTCGTCGACGTCACCTGA
- the frr gene encoding ribosome recycling factor, with translation MGKAVEHARDEFAAIRTGRAHPAMFAQITAEYYGQQTPLNQLAGFQVPEPRTVIIQPYDAGAKPAIEKAIRESDLGVNPSDDGKVLRITLPELTEERRKEYVKLAKSKAEDGRIAVRGARRNAKQALDKAEKDSEISKDDNTGAEKRLDALTKKHVEAIDELLKNKEAELLEV, from the coding sequence ATGGGCAAGGCTGTCGAGCACGCCCGCGACGAGTTCGCCGCGATCCGCACCGGTCGTGCGCATCCTGCGATGTTCGCGCAGATCACCGCCGAGTACTACGGCCAGCAGACCCCCCTCAACCAGCTCGCGGGCTTCCAGGTCCCCGAGCCGCGGACCGTCATCATCCAGCCCTACGACGCCGGCGCGAAGCCCGCGATCGAGAAGGCCATTCGTGAGTCCGACCTCGGCGTGAACCCCAGCGACGACGGCAAGGTCCTGCGGATCACGCTGCCCGAGCTGACCGAGGAGCGGCGCAAGGAGTACGTCAAGCTCGCCAAGTCCAAGGCCGAGGACGGACGCATCGCGGTCCGCGGTGCGCGTCGCAACGCCAAGCAGGCGCTCGACAAGGCCGAGAAGGACTCCGAGATCAGCAAGGACGACAACACCGGCGCCGAGAAGCGCCTCGATGCGCTGACCAAGAAGCATGTCGAGGCGATCGACGAGCTGCTGAAGAACAAAGAAGCAGAGCTCCTTGAGGTCTGA
- the pyrH gene encoding UMP kinase, translating into MTTAEHVDGPASGHGLKRVLLKLSGEVFGGGQIGIDPDVVNGIAKQIAEAVSEGVEVAIVVGGGNFFRGAELSQRGMERSRADYIGMLGTVMNSLALQDFIEKQGIETRVQSAITMGQVAEPYIPRRAMRHLEKGRVVIFGAGAGMPYFSTDTVSAQRALEIKADAVLMSKSGVDGVYSADPRTDPTAVKYDSVTFEEALRMGLKVVDAAAFALCMENRLPMIVFGMEGEGNIARVLRGEKIGTLVHAV; encoded by the coding sequence GTGACCACTGCTGAGCACGTCGACGGTCCGGCCTCCGGTCACGGGTTGAAGCGCGTCCTGCTGAAGCTCTCGGGAGAGGTCTTCGGCGGCGGCCAGATCGGCATCGACCCCGATGTCGTCAACGGCATCGCCAAGCAGATCGCCGAGGCGGTGTCCGAGGGCGTCGAGGTCGCGATCGTGGTCGGCGGCGGCAACTTCTTCCGTGGCGCCGAGCTGAGCCAGCGCGGCATGGAGCGCTCGCGCGCCGACTACATCGGCATGCTGGGCACCGTGATGAACAGCCTCGCCCTGCAGGACTTCATCGAGAAGCAGGGCATCGAGACGCGGGTGCAGTCCGCGATCACGATGGGTCAGGTCGCTGAGCCGTACATCCCGCGGCGCGCGATGCGGCACCTCGAGAAGGGCCGCGTCGTGATCTTCGGCGCCGGCGCAGGCATGCCCTACTTCTCGACCGACACGGTCTCGGCGCAGCGCGCGCTGGAGATCAAGGCCGACGCGGTGCTGATGTCCAAGAGCGGTGTCGACGGGGTCTACTCCGCCGACCCGCGCACGGACCCCACCGCGGTCAAGTACGACAGCGTGACGTTCGAGGAGGCCCTGCGCATGGGGCTCAAGGTCGTCGACGCCGCGGCGTTCGCCTTGTGCATGGAGAACCGGCTGCCGATGATCGTGTTCGGCATGGAGGGCGAGGGCAACATTGCGCGAGTCCTGCGCGGTGAGAAGATCGGAACACTCGTGCACGCTGTCTAG
- the tsf gene encoding translation elongation factor Ts translates to MAITATEVKRLRDATGAGMMDAKKALTEADGDFEKAIEVLRISGAAKAAKRGAEREATSGLVANYGSAIVELNSETDFVAKNEQFIQLAEDLAVLADQVKPADAAEFASAKLENGKTVSEAVADLAVVIGEKIELGRVASFDGNVATYMHRRASDLPPAVGVLVEFEGDSHDVARGVAMQIAAMRPRYLTREDVPAEIVAKEREIAEATAREEGKPEQAIAKITEGRLNGFFKEQVLLEQASVQDNKKTVKALLDEAGVTLKRFAHIEIGA, encoded by the coding sequence ATGGCTATCACTGCCACTGAGGTCAAGAGGCTCCGCGACGCCACCGGCGCGGGCATGATGGACGCCAAGAAGGCGCTCACCGAGGCCGACGGCGACTTCGAGAAGGCGATCGAGGTGCTCCGCATCTCGGGCGCCGCCAAGGCCGCCAAGCGCGGCGCCGAGCGGGAGGCCACCTCCGGCCTCGTCGCCAACTACGGCAGCGCGATCGTCGAGCTGAACTCCGAGACCGACTTCGTCGCCAAGAACGAGCAGTTCATCCAGCTCGCCGAGGACCTCGCGGTCCTCGCCGACCAGGTGAAGCCGGCCGACGCGGCGGAGTTCGCGAGCGCCAAGCTCGAGAACGGCAAGACCGTCTCCGAGGCCGTCGCCGACCTCGCAGTCGTCATCGGCGAGAAGATCGAGCTCGGCCGTGTGGCCAGCTTCGACGGCAACGTCGCGACGTACATGCACCGTCGTGCGAGCGACCTGCCGCCGGCCGTCGGCGTCCTCGTCGAGTTCGAGGGCGACAGCCACGACGTCGCCCGCGGCGTCGCGATGCAGATCGCCGCCATGCGACCGCGCTACCTCACGCGCGAGGACGTCCCCGCGGAGATCGTCGCCAAGGAGCGCGAGATCGCCGAGGCGACCGCGCGCGAGGAGGGCAAGCCCGAGCAGGCGATCGCCAAGATCACCGAGGGTCGCCTCAACGGCTTCTTCAAGGAGCAGGTCCTGCTTGAGCAGGCGTCGGTGCAGGACAACAAGAAGACCGTGAAGGCACTCCTCGATGAGGCCGGCGTGACGCTCAAGCGTTTCGCCCACATCGAGATCGGCGCCTGA
- the rpsB gene encoding 30S ribosomal protein S2, whose amino-acid sequence MAVVTMRQLLESGVHFGHQTRRWNPKMKRFIFTERNGIYIIDLQQSLAYIDAGYEFVKNTVARGGTILFVGTKRQAQEPIEEQAKRVGMPYVNQRWLGGMLTNFQTMHQRLQRMKELEEIDFDDVAGSNRTKKELLGMSREYAKLSRTLGGIRDMGRTPSAVWIVDTKKEHLAVDEAKKLNIPIIAILDTNCDPDDVDFPIPGNDDAIRSVGLLTRVIADAVAEGLIARGGAKTGQEEPGAELGAEEPLADWERELLEKKDADAAAKAAEAPAAATEAAAETPAPTDAPADETPGAAEAAAPGADKVDVAVDPAVAEKDATPSA is encoded by the coding sequence ATGGCCGTCGTCACCATGCGCCAGCTGCTCGAGAGCGGCGTTCACTTCGGGCACCAGACCCGTCGTTGGAACCCCAAGATGAAGCGTTTCATCTTCACCGAGCGCAACGGCATCTACATCATCGACCTCCAGCAGTCGCTGGCCTACATCGACGCCGGGTACGAGTTCGTCAAGAACACCGTCGCCCGCGGCGGAACGATCCTGTTCGTCGGCACCAAGCGCCAGGCGCAGGAGCCGATCGAGGAGCAGGCCAAGCGCGTCGGCATGCCCTACGTCAACCAGCGTTGGCTCGGCGGCATGCTCACCAACTTCCAGACGATGCACCAGCGCCTGCAGCGCATGAAGGAGCTCGAGGAGATCGACTTCGACGACGTCGCGGGCTCGAACCGCACGAAGAAGGAGCTCCTCGGCATGAGCCGCGAGTACGCGAAGCTCTCGCGCACCCTCGGCGGCATCCGTGACATGGGCCGCACGCCGTCCGCCGTGTGGATCGTCGACACGAAGAAGGAGCACCTCGCGGTCGACGAGGCCAAGAAGCTGAACATCCCGATCATCGCGATCCTGGACACCAACTGCGATCCCGACGACGTCGACTTCCCGATCCCCGGCAACGACGACGCGATCCGTTCCGTCGGCCTGCTGACCCGGGTCATCGCCGACGCCGTCGCCGAGGGCCTCATCGCCCGCGGTGGTGCCAAGACGGGCCAGGAAGAGCCCGGCGCCGAGCTCGGTGCCGAGGAGCCCTTGGCCGACTGGGAGCGCGAGCTGCTGGAGAAGAAGGACGCCGACGCCGCTGCGAAGGCTGCCGAGGCTCCTGCCGCTGCGACCGAGGCCGCGGCTGAGACGCCGGCTCCGACCGACGCTCCCGCGGACGAGACCCCCGGCGCTGCCGAGGCCGCTGCTCCGGGCGCCGACAAGGTCGACGTCGCCGTCGATCCGGCCGTCGCCGAGAAGGACGCCACGCCTTCCGCGTGA
- a CDS encoding peptidoglycan DD-metalloendopeptidase family protein produces the protein MGRPLALVPLVLLLLPMAAGPGSPESWSWPLDDHAVGEKFDPPADRYGAGHRGIDLHGSVGDSVRAVAPGRVVFAGQVGGVPVISIDHGGERSTYQPVRARVRKGDAVRAGEVVGTLLGTRSHCPGPCLHLGRRVGRDHLDPLDLLGTGRFRLISPDGPAPQPPAGVDGDLRRPVGGPITSPFGMRVHPLTGVRKLHDGTDFGVPCGTPVHASGAGTVVETGYAGAYGTRVVVRHSPGLETTYNHLSVVSVSAGQRVHPGQTIARSGTTGLSTGCHLHLMVVEGGRPVDPMPRL, from the coding sequence ATGGGCCGCCCTCTCGCACTCGTTCCGCTCGTCCTGCTGCTCCTGCCGATGGCGGCGGGTCCCGGCTCCCCCGAGAGCTGGTCGTGGCCGCTGGACGACCACGCGGTGGGCGAGAAGTTCGATCCGCCGGCCGATCGTTACGGCGCAGGTCACCGCGGCATCGATCTCCACGGATCGGTGGGTGACAGCGTCCGGGCGGTCGCCCCGGGTCGGGTCGTCTTCGCCGGCCAGGTGGGCGGCGTGCCGGTCATCTCGATCGACCACGGCGGCGAGCGCTCGACCTACCAGCCCGTACGGGCGCGGGTCCGCAAGGGAGACGCGGTGCGGGCCGGAGAGGTCGTCGGCACGCTGCTCGGCACCCGCAGCCACTGCCCCGGGCCGTGCCTGCACCTCGGCCGCCGGGTGGGCCGCGACCACCTCGACCCGCTGGACCTGCTGGGCACCGGACGGTTCCGGCTCATCAGCCCGGACGGTCCTGCCCCGCAGCCGCCCGCCGGGGTCGACGGTGACCTGCGGCGTCCTGTCGGTGGACCGATCACCTCACCCTTCGGCATGCGGGTCCACCCCCTCACCGGGGTGCGCAAGCTGCACGACGGCACCGACTTCGGCGTGCCGTGCGGCACCCCGGTGCACGCATCGGGCGCCGGCACGGTCGTCGAGACCGGGTACGCCGGCGCGTACGGCACGCGGGTCGTCGTCCGCCACTCCCCCGGCCTCGAGACGACCTACAACCACCTCAGCGTCGTCTCGGTCTCGGCCGGACAACGCGTCCATCCGGGCCAGACCATCGCCCGCTCCGGCACCACGGGGTTGTCGACCGGCTGTCACCTGCACCTCATGGTCGTGGAGGGCGGCAGGCCCGTGGATCCGATGCCACGGCTGTGA
- a CDS encoding adenosine deaminase has translation MDPLFTLPKAELHLHIEGTLEPELVFALARRNKLAVPFPDVESLRAAYQFDDLVSFLGLYYSCMDVLRTEEDFADLVTEYADRAAAQGVRHVEMFFDPQAHTSRGIPLDVVMAGLTLGVERARATHGMSTGLIACFLRDRPVVEAHQTLEALAPHADALLGVGLDSAEVGYPPSLFTDVFREARGLGLRVVAHAGEEGPPSYVWEALDLLGVERIDHGVRVLEDEALVRRMAVERMPLTVCPLSNVRLRVVPDVASHALPALLSAGLVATVNSDDPAYFGGYVGDNFVALSRDLGIDRDGCALLARNSFLASFIDEDRRKELLVEVDQWERDVREVMPSGGRA, from the coding sequence ATGGATCCCCTCTTCACCCTCCCCAAGGCCGAGCTCCACCTGCACATCGAGGGAACTCTCGAGCCGGAGCTGGTGTTCGCGCTCGCCCGCCGCAACAAGCTCGCCGTCCCGTTCCCCGACGTGGAGTCGCTGAGGGCGGCCTACCAGTTCGACGACCTCGTCTCGTTCCTCGGTCTCTACTACTCGTGCATGGACGTGCTGCGCACCGAGGAGGACTTCGCCGACCTGGTCACGGAGTACGCCGATCGCGCTGCCGCCCAGGGGGTGCGGCACGTCGAGATGTTCTTCGACCCGCAGGCGCACACGTCCCGGGGGATCCCGCTCGACGTCGTGATGGCAGGGCTGACCCTGGGCGTCGAGCGCGCACGGGCCACCCACGGCATGTCCACGGGCCTCATCGCGTGCTTCCTGCGCGACCGCCCGGTCGTCGAGGCGCACCAGACCCTCGAGGCGCTCGCGCCGCACGCGGACGCGCTGCTCGGCGTCGGCCTGGACTCCGCCGAGGTCGGCTACCCGCCGTCGCTGTTCACCGACGTCTTCCGGGAGGCTCGCGGCCTCGGCCTGCGGGTCGTGGCACACGCTGGCGAGGAGGGACCCCCGTCGTACGTCTGGGAGGCGCTCGACCTGCTCGGGGTCGAGCGCATCGACCACGGGGTCCGGGTGCTGGAGGACGAGGCGCTGGTCCGCCGCATGGCGGTCGAGCGCATGCCGCTCACCGTCTGCCCGCTGTCCAACGTCCGGCTGCGCGTGGTCCCCGACGTGGCCTCGCACGCCCTGCCGGCCCTGCTCTCCGCCGGGCTGGTCGCCACGGTCAACTCCGACGACCCCGCCTACTTCGGCGGCTACGTCGGCGACAACTTCGTGGCGCTGTCGCGCGATCTCGGCATCGACCGGGACGGCTGCGCGCTGCTGGCCCGCAACTCGTTCCTCGCCTCGTTCATCGACGAGGACCGGCGCAAGGAGCTCTTGGTCGAGGTCGACCAGTGGGAGCGCGACGTCCGTGAGGTCATGCCCTCGGGTGGGCGAGCCTGA
- a CDS encoding tyrosine recombinase XerC, with protein MTSETPDELTEAWSGVLAAYEQHLRAERDLSVHSVRAYLTDLQSLASHAGRLGVDDPAQLTIRTLRSWLAHLQTMGKARTTLARRATSARVFTTWLARTGRADSDAGALLVNPKSHRELPVALSETEVRGLLDATTDALVDDGARGLRDLAILELLYATGIRVGELVGLDVDDLDRERRVVRVLGKGRKERSVPYGLPASDAVELWLERGRPELATESSGAAVFLGARGGRIDQRAVRRIVHERLAAVDGAPDLGPHGLRHTAATHLLEGGADLRSVQEILGHASLGTTQIYTHVSNERLRSAFRLAHPRA; from the coding sequence ATGACCTCCGAGACACCGGACGAGCTGACCGAGGCATGGTCGGGCGTCCTCGCCGCGTACGAGCAGCACCTCCGGGCCGAGCGTGACCTCTCGGTCCACTCGGTGCGCGCCTACCTCACCGACCTGCAGAGCCTGGCCTCCCACGCAGGTCGTCTCGGCGTCGACGACCCCGCCCAGCTGACGATCCGCACCCTGCGCAGCTGGCTCGCCCACCTGCAGACGATGGGCAAGGCGCGCACGACGCTCGCACGTCGGGCGACGTCCGCCCGGGTCTTCACGACCTGGCTGGCCCGCACAGGACGGGCGGACTCCGACGCAGGGGCTCTGCTGGTCAACCCCAAGTCGCACCGCGAGCTGCCCGTCGCCCTGAGCGAGACAGAGGTGCGGGGTCTGCTCGACGCCACGACCGACGCCCTGGTCGACGACGGGGCCCGGGGCCTGCGCGACCTCGCGATCCTCGAGCTCCTCTACGCCACCGGGATCCGGGTGGGGGAGCTCGTCGGTCTCGACGTGGACGACCTCGACCGCGAGCGCCGCGTCGTCCGCGTCCTGGGCAAGGGCCGCAAGGAGCGCTCAGTCCCGTATGGCCTGCCGGCGTCCGACGCGGTCGAGCTCTGGCTGGAGCGAGGTCGCCCGGAGCTCGCGACCGAGTCCAGCGGCGCCGCGGTGTTCCTCGGTGCTCGTGGGGGCCGCATCGACCAGCGTGCGGTGCGTCGGATCGTGCACGAGCGCCTCGCCGCGGTCGACGGGGCGCCCGACCTGGGGCCGCACGGTCTGCGCCACACCGCCGCCACCCACCTGCTCGAGGGCGGCGCCGATCTGCGCAGCGTGCAGGAGATCCTCGGCCACGCCTCGCTCGGCACGACCCAGATCTACACGCACGTCAGCAACGAGCGCCTCCGCAGCGCGTTCAGGCTCGCCCACCCGAGGGCATGA